The Ziziphus jujuba cultivar Dongzao chromosome 1, ASM3175591v1 genome segment TAAATAAACTTCAGAAACAATGTCAAACGGGGATGTAGCTCAAACGGTAGAGCGCTCGCTTTGCATGCGAGAGGTACGGGGTTCGATACCCCGCATCTCCACTTTTCAGTtgcatttttgaaattttccttTAACTTTACCAAATGTACTTTCACTCTCTTCTATTTGTTGTTTGtggctcttttttcttttgttttctttttttatttgcgCAGACATGGAATGGatacctttattttttaatctcaatTTTCGTTCAGAAGCTTCACCTCCTTTATTAAGCTGCCAACAAGTCTAAcgaggaaaggaaagaaaaaaatagtaaaaagtttttttgttttgatttgaaTAACAGGTTTTAGGAATTATATTAATCATACATCAATGTCAATAGTGTGTAGAGAGCTccattattaatttcatattaaagTAGAACAATCCTAGATGCTCTTTAACATGCATATAGATAATCTAATATccgaaatttgaaaaattaacttttaattgtttttcaaatttcttattttgtagTATTTAATGCCACATAATGTCCTTGACAAAGATGGGAATGTGGAATATCATAGCGATAATGTCCTTAGCAAGTGGTTTGTGCATCTTATAAGCTTCTCATTTTGAAAATGACATGGATCTTGAAACTAATCTATCTCATTGGTTTTTTATCTCACCTAATGTAGACATTAATTTTGACTTGAGCTATTATATGACTGcttgtttttaacttttaacctaGGGACTTTttattacccccaaaaaaaaaaaaaaaaaaaaaaaagaagggatttTTGAAATATCATTCATCAAATAAACTAATGCCGTTCAATGGTAAAAAGAATTATAAGAATGCAGTTGACCTAAGAGGTGAGAACAAAGGTTTGGTCTGTAAAAGCTGTCTCGGTCAGGTTACTGCTAACTCCTACATCTCTATTGGCTAGGAAGGATTACGTCTACGCCTAGCTACGGGGAAAATCAAGTCCTATAACATGCTTTTGggcattatatatgtatatgtaggtCCCGCTAGTtgccaaaaagaaaatgtatcTAGGTCCCTCTACATCTTGAAAGCACTGTACAAATGGTCTCGAACTAGTCTCATTTCAATCTGGTTATCCTTTTTTGCCATGCTGGTCCATTTTGGTTTATGAAGTGATTGCTATAGGACACAAAAACTTGTGCTCTTAAATATTAGGTTTTTAGGTGGGTTAATAGGCTTAGAGAAAACAGAAAGTGTTTGCATTTTATAAACAATTCCAGAAGTAGAAACTATTACACACTTAACCCAACAAGCCCTACAAGTTTCCTAATTCTGTCTGCACAAATTTTGCTACCCAAATATTATTTGTGGGTTAAATCCATTTCCGAATGACTCATTTTCCCATCATTTTTGTGACTGAAGAAAATGACCAATTGGTATTTATTACAACATTTGCAATCCCAGAGtttcttaaattttcaaaaacaacctCTCGGAAGTTTTGATTGAAAAGGGTAAGAGAAGAGAGAGTCGTGAAAAGcatcagaaaaaaaaaggtatacgATGATGATTGGTTCACATCCCCACAACAATATCCCAATAGTTGTGGTCCCAATTTTAAATAATGCGGGCACACACCTTATAATTTCTTCCCACCGCAAACCATGACTCATCGTCTGTTTTGGCCATTACGGAAAACATGACGTCAAGAAATATCTGCCGGTAAAACCTGTGGGCTATTATTCTCTTTTTCCCCATAATTTACCGTTTACCGGCATTCACACGTCACCTTCCACCTAAAAACCATATCACGCGCTATGACCGTCCAACCCTTTTTTTCCTGACACTGCACTTGAAAACGTGATGTGTGCCCGTTTTTGCCCTTTTTTGAGGCCGAAACCTTTTACAGACAATTGTCGGTTATCGTCGTCGCCTTCGATTTCGATAACTTCACCTCGCGGTGAGTTCCTCGTTTACCGCCGAATCTCCGTTAAATCAAACACGTAACGCTAACCGTCAAAAAGTTGCCGTAACTAAAccttaaaaattcttttttctctccaaCCCCAACCCCAACGTACCCAAACTCACACGCTTTTCCCACTTCAACCGAAGAGACTTTGAGTCATCCACCCAATGACTTTactacccccccccccccccccccccccaacataCACCCCTAACGTGATAAATACATACAACGACCACATTGCCTTCTGTGTTTTATTCAATTCAACGTCAATACATTTGTAGAAATAttaagcattttttattttttattttttttagataatctttttgggttttttcttttaaatagaaaaataatattaaaaagaaattgaacaaataatgctaaaagaaaaagtgaaagtTGGGTTAAGAGAGTAACGTAGATTAGATTGTTTAGATGTAACAGCATAGAAGAAGGGCAGGAAAAAAAAGCAGGTACGACCGGTAATTCCAGAAAGAGAGCGTGGAGTTTTACGTCAAATAATACCCAACGCCAGATAAATACAGCCAAATTCCCAACTCTACGTTACCAAACAAGCCGGCACCTCACCGTCACGCCGGTGAAGATGACTACCTTGACTTGTCCAATTGAACATCGCCACCTCATCAATTCCATCCTTATTCACTTCCACGTGTTCCTTTCTTCTGTACCTCCTCGACGGAAGTCGTCAAACCCCACCCAACCTCtcatccctctctctctcagctttttccGTCAaccgagaaaaaaaaataattagaaaaaaaagaaaagaaaaaaattaagagaaattgtAATTCGCAAACGTGAAAAGCCGGTCAACCAAATCCCTCAtccactctctctctccctaAAACGACACTTCCCACCTTTCAATTATCGGATCGGCGATATCCTGCGCACAACGGCGCACATTAGCACCCATCACAGGTATATATTCGCCGGTCAAATATCTCATCTCATTCAAGGGAGTTCACATATTCGCCGGCTCACCTAAAccctaactctctctctctctctctctctccttctctctctttttctctatcttcttttcttttcttttctttcttccgtCTTATCTCTGCAAATTCCTCGATTATTTAGATCGGTGATCGTCTCCGAAGTTCGTGAACCATAACTCCGCTACAGATATCTCGCCGAAAGCTTAAATCTTTGGCCGTTTCCGTTTGTCTTAGATCGGGATTATCATGGAAGAGGACGACGAGATCCAGTCACATCCGTCGCCGGGAAGTGGATCTCCGGCGTCGCCGAGGTCCAACGGTCGGATAACGGTGACGGTGGCGTCGGCGCCACCACCTCAGCCACCGAGTCAGAGCCCGTTGACCCTGGCCCTTCCCATTCAGCAGACAACGACGAGGAAcggtggaggaggaggaggaggaataGGAGGAGGAGGGGGAGGGGGTGGCGGTGGTAGAGAGGATTGCTGGAGCGAGGGAGCGACGTCGGTTCTGATCGACGCTTGGGGCGAGAGGTATTTGGAGCTGAGCAGGGGGAATCTGAAACAGAAGCACTGGAAGGAGGTTGCCGATATCGTGAGCGGGCGAGAGGACTACGCGAAGACCCCAAAGACGGATATTCAGTGCAAGAACCGCATTGATACAGTGAAGAAGAAGTACAAGCTCGAGAAGTCCAAGATTGCCGCCGGTGGAGGACCCAGCAAGTGGCCTTTCTACGAACGCCTCGACCATTTGATTGGTCCCACCGCTAAGATTGCCGGCCCTGCTAGCCATACCACTCCTTTAGCCATTTCATATCCGCAGCAAAACCAGAAGGTTCCGTTGGCAATTCCAGTTGGGGTTCGCGGCGGGGCGAGTCAATTTCAAGGACAACAACGTGATCAgaaacaccaccaccaccaccaccaccaacaccAGCCAGTGCAGTCCAAGTCTCAGAAGATGCAGTTTAGGAGACGTGGTGGTGGTCCAATCGATTCGGAATCGTCCGGGGATGCTTCGCCGGCTTCGACGGATAGTTTGCCGCCGGAGATTTACGACAGGAAGAGGCCGAGGGTAGTTAGAGATATGGGTTCTAATCCGGCGAGGGTAGGAGGAGCAAGTGGAGGAGGATTGGCAGCGACCGGTGGAGGAAGAGATGGTGGCAGAGATAGTAAGAAAGGTTGGGGAAACGCTATGAAGGAATTGACGCAAGCGATATTGAAGTTTGGGGAAGCGTATGAACAAGCCGAGAGCTCAAAGCTGCAACAGGTTGTGGAGATGGAGAAGCAGAGGATGAAGTTTGCCAAAGAGCTGGAACTGCAAAGAATGCAGTTCTTTATGAAAACCCAGTTGGAGATCTCGCAGCTGAAGCATGGAAGGAGGGGTGGGATTGGTAATGCTAGTAATCACCACAGCAACgccaataacaacaataatagcgATAGCAGTAATTaggatttttagattttggctGATTTGGGGTTTGGTTTCTGTGTTTAATGGGAGAAAGAAAGACCCACCACCACCGTGTtagtaaaaatttgtatttgggAACTTTGGTAGGTCTTGAGTGTATCTGTTtctttatccttaatttaatcaCAATTTTAACTTTGTCAAATTTTAGGATACTTTTTGAGTAAATTGCTTTCCTTATTAATTCCCACTTGGATTCTCTTATCTGGCATATTTCTGCATAATTTTTTGCTTGGTGGAAGCTCTGCAAAACTTTCAATGAAAATTTGAGAAACAAATTAGACTTGTGGCTTTGAGTTGGCTTTTAACTgtttattccttgtataaacaCAAAAAACTTTTTGTGAAATTTGAGAGATAAATAGTAACTTGTAGCTTTGAGTTGGCTTTAAAGAGTCATACTTCTAGTCTCTGCTAAACTGCCTTCTCTGCTACATGTAACAGCATACTTTCGTGGCCATTGATGAAAGTGGCAATCTTTTCGTCCTGGAAAACatgtcaaataaataaaaataaaatagaaaacatcaATCTTCTACTGTAGAAAGAATATGCTTGAGAAAGAGCATAATAGaacaataaatattatatttgagaTTACTTGGCAATTACATTTTCATAGCAGAGATAGTACACGCGAGGGCTTACCAAGAAATGAATTTCAAAACACCGACATCCTTATCAGTTAGGAACTTTTTAAGCTATTAGgttatcatattaaattatatgttttggattaatttgaaataaacaTTAGCAGTTTCCCTCCAATATTACCATTATAAGAACccttaaaagaataaatttgtCCCCCAAGAGGGTGTCCTATGAATGGACGGACAACCCGTGATTCAGGCAATTCTTTGATTCTTTCTTGAGTCTTTGTTATCTTGGCCTCTGATTCTTATTGCTTTGTATATAGACTACAAAAGTAAAGAAACTACCGATTGGTTgcagcaaggaaaaaaaaaaattccattagtttttaaaaagatttaagCACGCAGATAATGACCGGCTCCATCAGCAGACACTAGAAACCAAACACCAAAACCAGCAAatggaaaaaggaaaacaaaaacacacCAAGCCGTAAGCACCAAGAAACCATAAACCACCTTCGTGAATGAAACTGTTCAATCTGCACAACAATCCACAGACATACTGTAGAAAATCCATGGAACTAGTAAAAAGTATTTGTATCGTTCATGAGCCAATTGGTATGGAAATGTTGTTAGCATGGAAGAAAATTAACAATGTTCCTGTAACTATGCTTGAAAATGTCACAACAAATATTACGCGACTCCCATTTACCTTGCTAAGTGACACAGTGATAGCAGGAATTAGAATCCTCTGGATTGTTTCTTGGCTCTTACTACACATTTTCTACTTTCTAAACGCGTAAAGCTTTAATTTCTCAATTTTCTTCTACTGTGAATATGGGGTCTGGCTATCTCTGTCCGAGTAACAGGACGTAGAGCTTATTACTGGGCCTAGTCTTACTCGTAAGATTTACATGCCATGTTTGTCCGGGCTCATggtgtattaattattttatttttaatttgaatgtaTGACTTTTATTGTAGTCCGACGGACTCATTGCATCTATTTGAAGAAATTATGGATTCGATTCCTGATAAGTTTCATCTGAGATTTAACATGGGTTTCATGTACTGCACATTGGGAAAAAATGATTGGAACAGCCAAACTGTGATGGACCggaaaatttatggatttttgtCGGATTTTAAATCAACAGCTGCTAAGTTTCCTATCATTTGGACTGAAGATACTCACCGGGAAAATCTATTTTttctattatcaaaaaaatatatttatatatatatatatatatatatttacagttCATTTATGGTGTGGACGGTCTTCATgcagaccacagtattggttatagttttttataatattggtgacgattttctaaaaaaccgtcgttaatactatgaaaaatcgtcactaatactgtggtcTTCATACGGACGAtcttcaccatagaatttccatatatatttatatggttgAAACTTCTtaccagaaaaaaaagaaaaaatacaatgGTTGAAACTATTTTCATCACCTGTTAGCtcaataacctttttttttttttttttggttattttattttaacttacaTGTGAAGATTCGTTTAGATTGTGAAAGTTTCTGATTTTTATATGCAGCTTTCCTTAAGTTTCCTTCCCACCAACAGTCAACTTAGAGGCCTTTACCTCTATCTGccatatttaattcatcaactaCTGCATGGTTTACTTAAGTAACCAACATCTTGTCCTAACAtacataatcaaataattaattcccTTTTCCCATATTTAAACCAATAAACTTTTATCACATTGTCAATTCCACAAATGTTCAGCAGATGGTAATGTGTGTATCTAGAATATTGTATTTCTGCTACAAACACtatcaattttttcatattaaatatatattatagttccaagaaattttacttttgacatatattttagtatatataaattttttaaaatgtatatcaatacattataatatatgcatttaacataagataatatattatttaacataTTTAATATGTACCAAAATATAATTGGCAGTCTATAatagctttctttttttctggtaGGGCTAGGGTATTCAAAATCAACCCAAAACTAGCTCTTACATTTGattctttttatattgtttaaaatattaaaaaaatatatatattaggtatAACAAATACATTGTCATGTGGTAGCGActgtttaaatttaattatgtgatccatttaataatagaaaactacataaaattcaacattgttATTAACAAACTGCTgcataaaatgttttttttttttttccccctaaaagATATATGCAAAAATGACATAAATTAAAAGTTCTCTCCCAATTTATCTATACCGCTCTCAATGAATTGTTGCTTTCAAAACTTAAATTGATCTTTTACACACGGGTGAAAGTGCAGTATGATAGCTTATGtgactaaaaatatatttccatgacaataatttataaaccaagaataacccaaaaaaatgatttaaaccaagaagaagaaaatgaagaaagaagaaaaacaaacaatgttCTTCTAACCGATACCATACATGTGCACCTCACCGACTATTGATGTTTACCATGGCCTGAATTAAGATCTAAGATTAGTTGTTgaaaggaaaaccaaaaaacaaaaagtccaCACTCATCATGCATTTAGGACCCTCAGACATAAATGATTTTCACTGACTGAAACAATCCTCCACCACAGTTGATTGCCTGTGGAGACCACCAAGCATGGCACTATGTGCTGAATGTGCTAACGGGATCTTGATGGTGGCGCCCACTTGCCATGTGTTTGAATCACAACCGTTAACTTACTTTTCAGGGAGAGGAGCTAGAGTTTTTTTAGCTTAAACACCTTTTGGGGTTATCCTTAAAATCATCTAAAGGATCACATTTCCCATATTGTATTATCAATAATAAGCTCAATCAAACGGTAATAATCATAcgataattatattatttggtaaaagaGTAAAACCCACAAAATTTCAGGGGCAAAAAACACAAGTAGAAATTCCACGACATTCCACGTGCCTAATGATTTACAGTGGTTTCTCAAAAATTTGCCGGTGAAACGTGTCTGGTTTCAATTGGATAGACAAAATTTGGCAACAACCAAAGCTAATCATATTGGCCACTCGAATATGGGGTTCAATTGGGATTCACTGATGGCCCAAGTCCTTGAAAATGAAACTTCAAATATGTTACCCAACAGCAAAGAAACCTAAGGGACTGTTTCAGTGACAGAGCAAACGAattggactgttgttgtttctaTCCAGGTGGGTTCCATAAGTACCACcaacttattattttttgtattaaccaaaaataaaattatcttttttttgtttttttaataaaaaataacgtCTTTGCTTTAACACAtgtttcttttaagttttaacaATTCGAAAgacaaaaaccttttttttttaattaaaaaaaaatccaatcttGCAGGACAATAAATGTCTTATTTTGGTcagtaatactaatattcattaaattttaaatactaaataatAACATCTTATTTGTCAGAAAATAAATGAGATActggaaaaacaataaaaaaaccaaaaatacttatataaatatactctTATTTTGTTGGAGTAATAAAGTAGTTTTTAGTGATTTGTTATTGATAATAAGATGAatattcatgaaaattttttatatcaaattctaattaaaatatgagAAACTTtgtaaattactttttttttttaggtgaataGAAGCTCCATGAGTTACACGTAATGTAGTATTGtgaatttttgataattcaCAGAGTTCCTGACGGTAGCACCCTATACCCAAATAGTATCAATCGACACCCACCTTTATAAATGTCTTTTAAGTCGGGATTAGGACTATAGATGCGACATTGGCCACGTATATCGAAGTCTATGTCGTGTATCAATAATTTATAGACTAGGAAAATTCTTctaattttgttttcctttccttttacatgtttgttttgttttattctcgtattatatatttatatatatatatatatatatatatatatatatagactgaGACATGTATGATTAGGACATCCATTTTCTCCTATCATGCCTACTAATATTTATTGGTTTCTAAGGTTTTTATCACACTTTTTATGTATAAAATTGATGTGTAAGTCACACTcacttttgatttttatatattattctttaaaaatatttggacAAACAACTTGCgcctttgtttattttataaaaaaaataattatcctTGTTTATCCCCctgaaataaaaaactaaaggaGCAAAATCTTGTAGTTTTTGGAGTCAGTTGGGTCAGGTTTTGAAATTATGGAGCATCTATTAATAACAACCAACAAGTTGTTGCAATGTCATTATAATAACCCaactttagaaagaaaaaaaaattgatgtagAGATTATACAATTTCCATATCAGTCAAGTTtcttcttttaaataaattaaccagaAGAACTTCCCAATCACCACCATTAATTATTCATCACGTtaaataatatacaaaaatagAAACAAGTAAAGGACACTACtgagtaaaaataaatataattttcccAGTACTCAATAGTAATCATTGTGGCAAagccattaattttttttacatgatGATTCTCAATGAATTCtccaacatatatacatatatatatatatatatatatatagaaatagtaactttactttttttttttttttcagaaaattgtTTTAGAGATACGAATGGAGAACTTTTTCCCAAGTGTTCATAGCATCAGCATCAAAATGCTAagcaggaatatatatatatatatatatatatatatatattagaactagaaggtcaaaaaaaacaaaaccattcATGATCTTATGTGCTATGTAAAAGACATGGCATTCCGCAAAAAGATGAGAAAATACATGACATTATCCAAAAAGGGTAGCATGTGATCAAAGAATAACATGAGCTTCTTTATGCCTTTGACCAcatcaaaagcaaaaacaaataggGATGGTTAGAGATCTTATTGATATTGACAGAATCAATTACATGTAAGATCATTCACTTTGAGCTCCAAAAATTAATTCACTTTGTTTATGTTCATGAAACTCTTAACCAAAAGTCATTGGGGCCTAACCATAAATTATTTAAGCAGTCGAAAAATTAACCTTAACAAAATGGATTTAATATAGAACTATACAATATGTTGACAGAaatctttattgttttttttttttaaaggactaactcatatttataattctagtagtttatttttttgggttcatcACCTGATTTTATTCATCAATtagaaaaattggaaaaatgatAAGTCATAATTAAGTTTGAAAAGATTCGGCAGGTTGTAAAATATGgggaaagtgaaaaaaattgctaaatataataataaaatttatttgcttaattaagcaattaaataatttattcatgGCATGTTGGTGGAGGAGGTATTTGAATGTTGGTGACCAAAATTTCATGACAAGTGTCGTATGGTCAGTGGCTTGGAAAATACGATAATGTATGGTGGACTTCTGCAAAAGGGTAATATGGTAAATTAATTCAGTATTCACGTTCAAAATCAAAACTTGTtagcaaaatttaaaaagaaccGTTAAATTTAGAATCTGCCTTTATAGCCATATACACACAGTTGTATACAACTTGTTTGTCCCTCAAATTACCATAATCCCCATTTATTTCAACAGTGGATTACAGCCTGTAGGCTTGTGAAATCAAATAATTGGACCAAAATGTCCTTTGCCAAATTAGCAGaagaaattagataaaaaatagtgttgcttttgctttccttttttttggttcatttgtTTTCACAAGttaaatttctctctctctatatatatattttcaatttcagaTGAATGCTATATTGAAATCTAAAAAATACTGGGATaacttattctttttttttttttttttactcatatGTTTTCTACCATATTTCATAATtcttatgtttaaaattttatataaagttCATCATAATAAAGATAATGAAATAGACATATATCTTTTTATTGACTATAATTTGTTTGGAagcacattttatatttttacataagaagtattttatatttttttatataaaaagtatctattattattatgctaAACTTTTGGTTTTACTAAAAAGATTCAATAACGTTTATAACACGTCAAGtaaaatttgttgttatattaTAGAAAAATGTTTAGACCAACATAAAGCCACCACATGCAAATTTGTACTTTCCTAAaccaattaaaaagaaattaggtaaactttctataaataaaaagaaccaattttaatttaaaaaataaaatgtaagaaAGCAACCTCACGTTGAGCAATTGCAGACCAGCTTCATAGGTTTCCTTCATTTagtatttctttcaatttgcaAATCATAGCGGTATAAATTGGTTCGAAAAGAGAAACTaaaccaaaaattgaaaaaaagaaaaaaaaaagaaagttaaattaGGATCTTCTTGAAGCCTAAATATGGTAATAATTTGTtcattaattatgaaaaataattttgaatttttaggtttctagataattaaaaaataatggatttttacatccaataaaccaaaattttaggacaagttatttgttttatgattatgACTTTTGGGAAAGCACCCACCATGGTATTTAGAGTCCTAGACCAAGTTACATTTATTTACtgaagtaaaaaaaagaaaaagaaaagaaaagaaaaagaaatataggAGTTAAATCCATTAAGCAAGGAGAGTATGGTAATTTTAACGTCTAACTGAGTTAAACCCATTTTGGTAAATGGGCACCACAACCAAAGAGTCTTTGTCTTTCAATCTTagttaagattttattttatacagATTACGAGCAAAATTTTGTCTGAAGCCcaacaacacacacacacacacacacacacacactctctctctctcttcagcTCTGtctactgtatttttttttttttagacagAGAGAgcattagagagagaaagcaaagcaaaagaaaaagaaagaaagatacaTTTGATGAATGAGTAAAGCAAAAACCATCCTTGTCATTGTTACTCTTagggttttcttttcttagagCCTAAAAAAAGATTTAGAAATTGGATGTGCACAAAAACCCATCAGGAGAATTTGGAAGGTAAAGCCAAATAACAGAGACACCCAGTAGAAGAAGAAGGGGaataaaggatatatatatatatatatatatatatatatatatatatatatatatatatatatatatatatatatatatatatatatatattatatataagaagGCGAAAGAGACAGAAAATGCTGGTACCATTTGAACCCCTGAATAAGAGGATCCGATTTAAACAACCGAAGATCTCAGCGATTGAGCTCTCTATCTCAGGTACGTTTCTGATTTGGATTGATCAGCTTCaacatttttctcaaatttgggTGTTGTTTGGTtaggtttttttgtatttatttgcaTGCAGTTTTTATTGCTTATGTGCATGTAAAgggtccttttttatttttattttttttgttatttgtattTGTACTTGTTCATCTGAGTTTGTTTTGGTTTCACATTTGAATTCGGTCTTATGTGTTCTGGTTTAGTTATCTATCTgagtttggttttggtttctgtTGAATCAGATCTGGGACAtttcttgtttttatattttagttgtATGGTTTCTATTTTGGTGCGAGGGCTTGAATTGAAGTGCATTTTATCCTCCAGAAGGGTTTTAGGATTGAGATCTGATGatttaatattgattattatCTGGGGTCTAGAACTAGCAGGTTTTAGCTACTTGCATTCTACCTTTTATGTCCTCAAATACTGGTGGTTTCTGTTGACGGGAAATTAGGATTATTATAGTGCGACTTCCCTAATTTGCTTTCCGGATACTGAAAATTTCGTTCATTCTTCTTCAGCAATTTCCATATCGTTTATGACTTTTGAGCTTATATAATTTCTTATTCAACTTTCAAAAGCGGATAAATTTGTTATTGAATTTCCTTttaatcttttcttttccaGCATTTCCTCTTTGACTTGATCAGTCAATACTGTGAGGATCTTGAGCTTTCTGGCTGAAAGTTACAATCTGGGTACATGAAGAGGTCATAGAAGAGATACACTAACTACAGTTGAGTGGAAAATGAAATCTGATACACCTCTTGATTATGCTGTATTCCAATTATCACCGAAGCGGTCAAGGTGAGGACGATTTTTGATAGGTCTTtgagtttctttatttttctgatattgcatttagatttttgaaatataatatagatatatattttttcttttctggcaGATGTGAATTGTTTGCTTATGGTGAAGGAAACACTGAGAAACTTGCTTCAGGATCAGTAAAGCCATTTGTGACCCATTTAAAAGTTGCTGAAGAGCAAGTTGCACTTGCAGTTCAAACAATTAAACTTGAAATTGAGAGATATAAAAATGATGAGACATGGTTCACTAAGGGAACACTTGAAAGGTTGTATAAGCTTCACCAAAAacatctatttttttcttacttttccaCTAATGCTGCTCTTTAGTGGTAATATTTGGGTTTCCTTTTGATTTGATTGTCCATTATTGTTTCCAGGTTTGTGCGGTTTGTTAGCACACCCGAAGTCTTGGAACTGGTCAATACATTTGA includes the following:
- the LOC107434844 gene encoding trihelix transcription factor ASIL2, which codes for MEEDDEIQSHPSPGSGSPASPRSNGRITVTVASAPPPQPPSQSPLTLALPIQQTTTRNGGGGGGGIGGGGGGGGGGREDCWSEGATSVLIDAWGERYLELSRGNLKQKHWKEVADIVSGREDYAKTPKTDIQCKNRIDTVKKKYKLEKSKIAAGGGPSKWPFYERLDHLIGPTAKIAGPASHTTPLAISYPQQNQKVPLAIPVGVRGGASQFQGQQRDQKHHHHHHHQHQPVQSKSQKMQFRRRGGGPIDSESSGDASPASTDSLPPEIYDRKRPRVVRDMGSNPARVGGASGGGLAATGGGRDGGRDSKKGWGNAMKELTQAILKFGEAYEQAESSKLQQVVEMEKQRMKFAKELELQRMQFFMKTQLEISQLKHGRRGGIGNASNHHSNANNNNNSDSSN